gagggaaggagctgcAAAACCCAGAATGCAAtgcaatggggggagggaaggagctgcAAAACCCAGAATGCAATGCAACAAGATCGATGTTGGGAAGAGAAGGCGACCCGAAGCCCAGAATGCAACGCAAACGGGCAGAGGCCGGAGGGCGGGACTGCAACACCCAGAAATGCCGCAAGACCCAGGGATAAGACTACAAGTCCCAGAGTACAATGCTGCAGAGCAACTATGACAGCAAATCCCAGGATGCATTGCGATGGGGTCTCCCAGTCCCAGGGTGCAGTGCTCCTTCTCCTCTGAAGGCTCACGTGCATGGTGTAATGCAGCTGCAaactgctgctggaggggcctggcagcagctgcagaagaagACCAAGGTGAGAAGGGGGGCTGCCCCCTGGTCCCCCCAAGGGCTGGGTTGCTCGGCTTGCATGCAGGGGTCGTGGGGCAGTGTCTGGGGGAGTAGGGGGTGATGCCGTGGGATGCTGGGGGGGTAGGTGCTGCACGAAGCAGGGCTACTGGGAATGGGGACCTGAGCAGGCTTGAAACCCCCTGGGTAAAGCTAGCTCCCTGCTGGTGCCCCCCTTAAAATCTTCCCCTTGTGCTCTGTTGCTGTGCAGAGaccagcctggactcctgggttctttccctggctctgggaggggactggggcttTGTGGGTTTGGGAATTGTTGGGAGGGGGACGAGATCGGGCgataggacacctgggttctgtttcctcGCTCGGCTGCTGATTTGCTTTGTGACCTTAGGCCTGCCCTCGGCTGGATCTGGTGACCCGTGACCGCCCTCGCCGAGCGGGACCATGCGTCTGACCGCCCTGCTGGCCATGGCGGCCAGGGTGAAGCTGCCTCCGGACTATCGCCACGGTGTCTACCGGCCCTGGACGGCCGCGGCCAAGGCCAACAACCCCCCCGGGCGGAGACGCAAGAAGGTGTTTGTGGAGCCCATCAGCAAGGAGGACTGGAAGGTGTTCCGTGGAGACACGGTGAGCCCCAAGCATAAGTAGTCCCCCTTTGGGATTGTCTAGCATGGGGCGTCTCTGAGTTTCTGTGCCCCGGGCCGGGGGCTCCCGGATGGAGTTCTAATGGGGACTTGTTGGGTTTCAGGTGGAGATACTAATTGGGAAGGATGCCGGGAAACAAGGAATGGTGAACCAGGTCATCCGAGCTCGCAACTGGGTCTTTGTGGAAGGTTTGAATACGGTAAGGGAAGGACGGGGGGAAAGCCTCAATCTCCCATGTGTTGGCCagctggaatcagaactgctctgcCGTGTGTCATATGTCCTATACTGCCAGTGGGGATTCTCCTTTGGCTCAGGCAGCTGGGATCTCAGTGCAGGAGGATCTGAGTTCATCCCCATTGCTGCTCAGGTAGTTCTGAGTCTCCGGTGTGCGGTGCCCAAGGAACCCCGAGAATGACTGTGCAGTGAGCCTGTTCGAAACCCTGGGGCAAGTcagtcccctctctgtgcctcagtttccccatctgtaagatagGGATAACCTATACTACATGGGTGGGCTGTGAGGTTTAATCAGCTTGTAATGTGCTTCAGAATGGTGGTATTatttctccctccacctccccaaatAGTTACTGGTGCTAGTGATGTGTGAGAGTGTAAAAGTCCACAACCCAATTCAGCCACTgtcctggctgggatggtctCCTTGCCCGAGGGACCCCGGGGCGAGGCCAGTGGGTGAGGAAGAGGCGGTGGTTTGAAACCCAGCTCTCCGTTTCCAGCATTACTGTTACATCGGGAAAACCGCCGATTACCCGGGGACGTACATCGCCAGCGAGGCACCCTTGCTGCTCCGACAGGTTGCCCTGGTCGACCCTACAGACAGGTAAtcctgccccagggctccaggggtCTGGCCTCGGGCTCGACTGGGCACACTGGCGTCCTTCCAGCTGCCCGAGGGAGGCTGGTGCTGTGTTAAACCCTCACCTAAGGCACTGCCCGCAGCCGTGAACCTACCAGATCTGTCTAGCTAAGCAGTGCTAGGCCTGACCAGTACTTGGCTGGGAGACACGCAAGGTTAGAGTCCAAACTCTTTGGGCTAGGACCTGTCtttattctgtgtctgtacagcacctggcactgggGGGGTGCTGGTCAATGACTCGGGCTGCTAGGTGCTCCTGTGAGGCAAAAGGTAATAAGGGAAACCAAGAGTCGGGCCAGAAGTGGCAAGTAATCAATAGGTAATGCAGAATTGACCCCAGTGTGGTGCGAGGAGGCGCTGTGCCcgagggagtggggggctggggctcagtagggggtgctgtgcccCAGGGAGTCCATGCTGAGcccaatgccccagcatggtggTAGGGGACACTGTGCtggaggggttgggagggggtgcTCCTTCCGCTGGGTCAGCGCTAACTGCAATGGCCTTGCAAGGTGCTCGGGGGCCCTGtgctgcagcaagagagagactTCCAAAGACACCAATGaacccccctgccccgggggggggggggggtatcgtctgatcccactgccccctgcccttccccccctaGGAAGCCCACCGAGGTGGAGTGGCGCTACACCGAAGAGGGTGAGCGAGTGAGGGTGTCTCTGCGAACCGGCAGGATCATCCCTGCACCTGTCCACCAGCGCCGGGACGGCATCATCCCAGAGCAGTGGAAAGGTGAGCAGGTTTGCCGGGGGCTTCTCCCGCCTGGCCCTGGGCGATCCGACGTTGCTTTCTGTTGGGAACTGCTGAAAGGTGCCCGATGGACAGGGCTGAAATGGGACAGTGTCTGTGGCATGTGGCACACTTGGGGCCTGACTCTCAGTTGCTCCAGCCCTGTGGATGGCTCTAAGCCGCCTTCGTGCTCTGTGTTCTGGAGCCACACAGACCtcggtgtaagtgagagcagccacggagctgctctaatttgcagTCTGCTTCCCAGTGCCAAGGGGCTTTTGAGTGGGTGCCGGTAAGGTTTTCCTGCGGGCACGgtgcagagaatctggcccaggggTTTAGAGTGTTCTGTGGAGCCCGCTTTGCAGCTGGGCCAGGGAGGGGATAGTGTTTCCTGGAGTTATTTGTACTGTCAGTCGCCCCACAGCCTGGAGCACTGACTGCATTTATAGCtgagggctggggtgaggagcccaggttgggagagGCCAAGGCTCTTCCGGACACGAGGAAGCCAGGAGTGGGTTTTGTCACACTTGTCTCTTTAGCCCTGTTTCCACTGGCCTTTGTTTCCCAGCTGGAAAGCGACTGTATAAACCCACGTCACTTTTGAGCTTGTGCCATGGTGATCCCAGGTCCCAagagatgggcctgattctcccctgcccagCATGGACCCACTCAGAATGGCAGCAATCCCCCCCGGGATCTGCGCGTCGAACCGGCCTCGTTCCTTCTTGCCCTGGGCATGACGTGGCCCGGTCCAATTCCCCTGAGACGTGAGCTGAACTAGAATTCggctcctcccagagctggcccTTCAAGGCTAACGGGGCTACATTCGAGCTCCCTCCCTCATAGCTGGTCTGGCCGCGTGGGAGCGAACCCCCTTCTgccccacagctgcctgtgctGTGCAGATCTCAGGTGGAAGGGGGGCAGTTCTCCACAGCCTCCTGGAGACGATGCTGAGAACGAGGTTGTAATGtactcccctctccctggcagATGGGCCAAAGGACACCTCGGTGGATGACGCGCTGGACAGAACCTATCAGCCGTCCCTGAAAATATTCGAAGAAGAAATCCTGGAGCTGCAGGGCATCGTGGAGACGCGTCGAGCCAAGAAATCCTATTGGTATTAGCACCTCTGCAGCGAGCGGCCTCTGCCTGCGACCCCAGCACTAACGCCACGTGGCTGGTGGGCGGCCCGCTCTCCTGGAGTCCCCAGTTGTCTTCGTACGTCTGGACAGCAAAGGCCTGGCTGCCCAGCCCAAGGCGATAGCTGTGGCTGCAGGCCCCTTGCAATCAGGGCCTGCCCCTCCCGCCGGCCAGCCGGCAATAAAGACGTCCTGATCCCTTTTGTATGCCAGCCGGGGCCATCTTTCTTTCTGAGCTGCAGGGCATGCATCCCTCCTGTGGCAGCGAACGCGGCCCCTCTCGCTGCCACCGCCTGGGTAGAGACCCGCGCGGAACCGGGTCGGgcttatgaatcctgttggttaCGGCAGAGCCCGAGTGGGGCCCCGCTGTCCTCGGTGCTGTCCAGACACAGTCAGAGCGGAGAGTCTGACCAGCCGCGGGCTCAGGGAAAGGCGCCCCCGAGGAGCCAGCGCAGCGATGGCAGCCAGTGGcatggggtggtttttttttttttttggagggggtgggtgttAGTCGGCAGGGAATGAATGGAAAGggctggagcaaacagccaagTCGCACAGGCTGAGACAGTTGAATCAAAATAGCAGtaattccttcccaccccacccccggggctAAAtaggggggagggctgggaggccCCAGTTGTCCCCCACCTTAGGCT
The sequence above is a segment of the Chelonia mydas isolate rCheMyd1 chromosome 24, rCheMyd1.pri.v2, whole genome shotgun sequence genome. Coding sequences within it:
- the MRPL24 gene encoding 39S ribosomal protein L24, mitochondrial produces the protein MRLTALLAMAARVKLPPDYRHGVYRPWTAAAKANNPPGRRRKKVFVEPISKEDWKVFRGDTVEILIGKDAGKQGMVNQVIRARNWVFVEGLNTHYCYIGKTADYPGTYIASEAPLLLRQVALVDPTDRKPTEVEWRYTEEGERVRVSLRTGRIIPAPVHQRRDGIIPEQWKDGPKDTSVDDALDRTYQPSLKIFEEEILELQGIVETRRAKKSYWY